From a single Nicotiana tomentosiformis chromosome 2, ASM39032v3, whole genome shotgun sequence genomic region:
- the LOC138905723 gene encoding uncharacterized protein — MDFARLAVILLPIERERVRRFIDGLNFGIRLQMSKETGDDFSFQREVEIARRIEMIRGYYRRFMEEVSSISAPLTKLTQKGALFRWSSECELSFQKLKTALSTTLVLVLPTSSRSYILYCDASRIRLGAVLMQNERPLAMDVQALANQFVRLDVSEPSRVIACIVAQSSLLKCINARQFDDPYLLVLKDTVQQGGAKEVVIGDDGVMRLQGQICVPNIDGLSDLILEKANNSCFSIHPRVKYEHQNSGGLTQRLEILEWK, encoded by the exons ATGGATTTTGCTCGCCTTGCAGTTATCTTGCTTCCtattgagagggagagagtgaggagattcattgatggtcttAATTTtggtatcaggctacagatgtcCAAGGAGACTGGGGATGATTTTTCTTTCCAGCGGGAAGTTgagattgctagacggatcgagatgaTTCGTG gttattatcgccggtttatgGAGGAGgtttcatctatctcagccccattaaccaagttgacccaaaagggtgctcttttcagatggtccagcgagtgtgagttaagctttcagaagctcaagactgcattaagtacaaccctagtgttggtgttgcctacaagttcgAGATCCTATATcttgtattgtgatgcgtcacgtattaggcttggtgcagtattgatgcagaatg agaggccactagccatggatgttcaggctttggctaatcagtttgtgagattggatgtttcagagccaaGCCGTGTTATTGCTTGTATTGTAGCACAGTCATCGTTGTTGAAGTGTATCAacgctcgccagtttgatgatccttacTTATTGGTGTTGAAGGATACAGTGCAAcaaggtggtgctaaggaggttgtgattggtgatgatggtgtcaTGCGGCTTCAAGGccagatttgtgttccaaatattgatgGATTGAGTGATTTGATCCTGGAGAAGGCTAACAATTCGTGCTTTTCTATTCACCCACGT gtgaagtatgaacatcagaattCAGGAGGATtgactcagagattggagatactagagtggaagtag